A genomic region of Lytechinus pictus isolate F3 Inbred chromosome 2, Lp3.0, whole genome shotgun sequence contains the following coding sequences:
- the LOC129273283 gene encoding uncharacterized protein LOC129273283: protein MTDYEEMMEGSNPTADDSDHGEKNQHEQTTAGSDDGAGLNIEGGTGQSEDDEIRNKSTDEERQAEADDSGADEEEEEDAGDVNVASPKCWGVCPRWDFTVKEYWEEVKILLKLAWPNVLYMLLEAMMTIMAVLFSGHLGKNELAAASLANSITTVFTRSVGLGFASSCDTLFTQVRF, encoded by the exons ATGACCGACTATGAAGAAATGATGGAGGGGAGCAATCCCACTGCCGACGATTCAGATCACGGTGAGAAGAACCAACATGAACAGACAACGGCGGGCAGCGATGACGGCGCTGGACTCAACATAGAAGGAGGAACGGGGCAAAGCGAAGATGACGAAATAAGAAATAAGAGCACTGATGAGGAAAGACAAGCAGAAGCAGATGATAGTGGAgctgatgaggaggaggaggaggatgcgGGAGATGTGAATGTAGCATCACCCAAGTGTTGGGGTGTGTGTCCCCGCTGGGATTTCACCGTCAAGGAGTACTGGGAGGAGGTGAAAATCTTACTCAAACTTGCTTGGCCTAAT GTGTTATACATGCTCCTTGAAGCTATGATGACGATTATGGCTGTACTCTTTAGTGGGCACCTGGGCAAGAATGAACTAGCAGCTGCCTCACTAGCTAACTCG ATTACGACTGTTTTCACGCGCTCCGTTGGCTTGGGATTTGCTTCCAGTTGTGATACACTCTTTACTCAAGTAAGATTTTGA